One region of Priestia megaterium genomic DNA includes:
- a CDS encoding GntR family transcriptional regulator yields MSIRADNRHLYLQVIDKIKQNIEKGIFKEKERLPSEFDLSKQLGVSRATLREALRILEEENIIVRRHGVGTFVNTKPTFLSGIEQLNSITHMIEQAGMKAGTIFLSSQIQELSENDLTRFACGEDEQILFVERVRTANGEPVVYCMDKVPQKILPENFEYKQESLLEILEKQAGKHISYAVANIEPLGYHEKVSPILQCEPETALLVLKQMHYDQYDEPILYSINYFKADQFSFQVLRKRV; encoded by the coding sequence ATGTCTATACGTGCGGATAATCGGCACTTGTATTTACAAGTGATTGATAAAATTAAACAAAATATAGAAAAAGGAATTTTTAAAGAAAAGGAAAGACTCCCTTCAGAGTTTGATTTATCAAAGCAGCTAGGGGTTAGCCGCGCAACGCTACGTGAGGCACTTCGCATATTAGAAGAAGAGAATATTATTGTTCGCAGACACGGCGTGGGAACATTTGTCAACACGAAGCCTACTTTTTTGTCAGGGATTGAGCAATTAAATAGTATAACACATATGATTGAACAAGCTGGTATGAAGGCCGGAACAATCTTCTTATCTTCTCAAATACAAGAGTTGTCTGAAAATGATTTAACACGTTTTGCTTGCGGGGAAGACGAACAGATTTTATTTGTTGAACGGGTGAGAACGGCAAACGGAGAGCCTGTTGTATATTGCATGGACAAGGTTCCTCAAAAAATATTGCCTGAAAATTTCGAATATAAACAGGAATCTTTGTTAGAAATTCTTGAAAAACAAGCAGGAAAGCACATTTCATACGCCGTGGCAAATATTGAGCCTCTAGGCTATCATGAAAAAGTTTCTCCTATTTTACAATGCGAGCCAGAAACCGCTTTGCTTGTGCTGAAACAAATGCATTATGACCAGTATGATGAACCCATTTTATATTCCATCAATTATTTTAAAGCAGATCAATTTAGTTTCCAAGTACTGCGTAAACGCGTCTAG